The genomic segment AGGAGTTGCTCATCCAAGCCGATGTCGGTGTGGAGACCACCGTCGCTCTGGTGGAGGGCTTGCAAGAGGAGGTCAATCGTCGCCATCTGCGTCGCGCCGCCGACGCCGGAACTCTCTTACGCCAGCAAATGATAGCCCTGCTGAACACACGCTCACACGTCTATCTGGCGGAGAAGCCGCCGCTGGCCGTCATCTTGGTGGTGGGGGTGAATGGCTCAGGCAAGACCACCAGCATTGCCAAACTGGCCCACTATCATCAGGCTCGTGGCGAGTCAGTCATCCTGGCCGCTGCTGATACCTTCCGCGCGGCGGCAATTGACCAATTGCGCGTGTGGGGGGATCGGCTGGGTGCGGATGTGATCGCCCACCAGCCTGGGGCAGACCCAGGGGCAGTGGTGTACGATGCGGTGCGCGCAGCCCTGGCCCGCAAGGCCGATGTGCTCATTGTGGACACCGCGGGTCGCCTGCATACCAAGTACAACTTGATGCAGGAACTCAAGAAGGTGCACAGCATCGCCACTCGCGAACTGCCCGGTGCGCCCCACGAGACGCTCCTGGTGCTCGACGCCACAACCGGCCAGAACGGGTTAGCCCAGGCCACGCATTTCAGCCAGGCCGTGAACGTAACTGGCATTTTCCTGGCCAAACTCGACGGCACAGCCAAGGGGGGCATCGCCTTCGCCATTGCCCGGCAGTTGGGCCTGCCCATCCTATTCGTCGGCACAGGCGAGGGGTTAGACGACGTGGCTCCCTTCGACCCGACCGAGTTCGTGAACGGCCTATTCGAAAAATCGTAGGAACCAACGAACGCACATCACGCATCACGTATCACGTATCACGTATCAATCATCACGCTTTATTCTAGGAGGTCTTCTCAAAAATGGACGATTTACGCGAGAAATTGAACGATTTGCAACAGCGCATCCAACAAATCATGGTGCGTCTTTGACATCGCCGGACGCCAAGAACAGATCGCTGCTTTGGAGCAGCGCTCGGCTCAGCCGGACTTCTGGGATGATCCGCAGAGTGCCCAGGCTACGATGCAGGAATTGACCCGGCTGCGGGAAGATGTGGAGTTATGGAATGGGCTGTCTGAGCAGGTAAAGGAACTCTCTGGCTTGCTTGAACTGGCTGCCGCCGAAGATGACCAGAGCATAGCCGAGGAAATCGAGTCGGCCACCGCCCAGATCGAGGAGAAATTAGAGACTCTGGAATTCCAACTGCGCATGAGCGGCGAACACGATGCCAAAGACGCTATTCTCGCCATCCATGCCGGTGCCGGTGGCACCGAGTCCCAGGACTGGGCGGCCATGCTCCTGCGCATGTATCTGCGCTGGGCCGAGGACCATGGCTACAAGGCCACGATCATTGACTCCACGCCCGGCGAGGAAGCAGGTATTAAGAGCGTTACCGTGACCATCGAGGGCCGCTACGCCTACGGCTACCTGCGCGCCGAGCGGGGGGTGCACCGTCTGGTGCGCTTGTCACCCTTTGACTCCGCACATCGCCGCCACACTTCCTTCGCTCTGGTAGAGGTCATCCCCGATATCGGCGAGGATGTTGAAGTCGAGATCAAGCCGGACGACGTGAAGATGGAGGTCTTCCGTGCCTCGAGCGCCGGCGGCCAACACATGCAGAAGAACGCTACCGCCGTGCGCCTGATCCATATCCCTACGGGAATTGTGGCCACCTGCCAGAACGAGCGCTCGCAGATGCAGAACCGTGAGACGGCGATGAAAGTGCTGCGGGCGCGACTGTACGAGATCGAGCGGCAGAAAAAAGAGGAGGAGAAAGCCCGGCTGAAAGGCGAGCACATCTCGGCTGGTTGGGGCAATCAAATCCGCTCTTATGTGCTGCATCCTTACCAGATGGTCAAAGATCTGCGCACTGGCCACGAGACCGGCAATGCAAACGCGGTGCTCGACGGTGAACTAGACTCATTCATTGAAGCCTATCTGCGTGACAGCATGGGAGAGGAACGGGACTAATTCATCGCCGAGGCGTGGAACGATGATCGAAAAGCGCATCCATATCTCCCGTCCGCTTGTGAGCCCCGATTTGGCGAAATTCAACAAAGTGGCTAAAATGAATATTACTTTTAGAAGGATTCCTGGCAACTGATGATAAGCAGGCGAGCCACTCCCGAGGCATTGGCGCTGACAAAGCTGCGTCGTGGAATGTCTCGCCTCAACATTTTTCGGCTCGTCATTGAAGAGAGCACATAGTCAAGGATGATCATTCTGTTGCGGAAAGAGAGACGGAGAGCATGCATCTATTGGCATACCCCTTGTTGACCGGTGCGCTTGCCCTCGTGGTCGTCGTCTACTTTGCCATCCGTATTCAGAGGGGCAGAATCGTCTCGGCCAAGATGGCCGAGATCGCTGGTTATATCAGCATCGGCGCTCAGACATACCTGCGCCGGCAATTCATTACTATCCTCACGATCATGCCTATCATCGGGGCAGGCATTTACCTCATGTTCGGATGGAAGGTGACTCTCACCTTCGTCTTGGGTGCTCTGGTATCTTTGCTCACTGGCTACCTGGGTATGACTGCGGCCACCCGTGCCAACGTGCACATGGCCGACGGCGCTCGCCAATCACCCACCATGGCCTTCCGTATCGCTGTCCTGGGTGGCGCTATCATGGGCCTATGTGTGACTGGGTTCAGTCTCATCTCACTCTCTATCTTATATTTAATCTTTCGAGAGCCCGAACCATTGGTTGGTTTCGGCTTCGGCGCCAGTCTGGCTGCCCTCTTCGCCCAAGTCGGTGGGGGTATCTACACCAAGTCCGCAGATATAGGAGCGGATCTAGTTGGGAAAGTGGAGAAAAGAATCCCAGAGGACGATCCGCGAAACCCGGCGGTGGTCGCTGACCTGGTTGGGGACAACGTGGGTGACTGCGCTGGCCGAGGGGCGGATCTCTTCGAGAGTTTTAGCGATGATATTGTAACCGGAATGGTCATCGGGGTGACGATGATCCCCAGATATGGCATCGGCGCGCTGTTTTACCCCCTTGCCCTTCAGTCCACAGGGGTCTTGGCATCCCTGGCAGGGATCGCCATGACTCGCGCCTGGCGGAGGGAAATGGAACCCACGACCTCGTTCAACATCGGCCTACTGACGAACACCGTGTTGAGTCTCATGGGCGCGTTTTTCCTGATCAAGTTCCTCCTCAACGATATGGCTATTTTCTTTGCTGCGGTCTGTGGCATAGCGATCACTCTCGTGGCCTCGTTCGCCACGCGCTATTACGCGGGTATGACCGGCGCGCCAGTAAAGCGTATGGCGGAGGCTTGCAAGCGTAGCACTGCTCTGAACATCCTAACGGGTTTGGCCTACGGCTTGCAGAGCCCGCTCCTCTCTATCATTGCCATCATGCTTGGGATCAGTCTCTCCTATGTGTTGTCGGGCGGTTCCCTGTTGGCCATCGTGACCGTGAACATCGGCACCGACTTGTTGATCGGCTTCATCATGATGTCCGATGCCTTTGGTCCCATCACTGATAATGCCTCCGGCATCGCCGAGATGTCCAAAGCGGAGGCCCGCACTGTGAACTCCCTCTCCAGACTGGACGCCGTTGGAAACACGATGAAGGCCATTACCAAAGCCTACGCCATGTCCTCGGGGACCATCACGGCTTTTACGATCTTCATTACCTTTTTCCAGAAAACCCAGGTAAATGCGATGAATGTTTCCCATCCGTTCAACCTAGCGTTCGTCTTCATCGGTGTGGCCGTACCCTACCTTATCTCCTCCCTGGTGATCGGCTCCACCACCAAAACGGCATTCCAGATGGTGGATGAAGTGCGCCGCCAATTCCACGAGATCAAGGGTCTTTTGGAAGGCAAGGCTGCTCCAGACTACGCCCGGTGCGTGGATATCGCCACTCGAAACGCTTTGCGAGAGATGATCCTGCCGGGGTTCGTGGGTGTGGCTACCCCGTTTGCTGTGGGCCTTTTGTTCGGTGCGGAAGCGCTGGGCGCGCTCCTAATCGGGGTCATTGCCTCGGCCGCTCTCTTGGGACCGTTCTTCAATAATCTGGGCACTGCCCTCGACAATGCTAAGAAAGCGATTGAAGTTAGGGGAATCCATAACTACGAGGCTGCGGAACACGAAGCGGCGGTCGTCGGTGATACTGTGGGCGACCCAATGAAGGACGTGGCTGGCCCGTCTCTGCTGATCTTGATCAAACTGGTCGGCATGATCGCGCTACTGATGGTCAGCCTGGTGCGTCGGTAAAGGGAAGAGGCCCCGGCGGGATACAAGCGCTAGGGCCTCTTTTGTTGCGGCCAAGTGGAATGCTATGTCGGAGTGGTAGTACATCGAAGGGGGTGCAATATGGGGGTTCGAGATTTGGACATCTTCACCCAGGCAGTCCATGCTGGGGAGCGCGCTTCGCCCTCAGATTTCATGCCCGTCAGTACGCCCGTGTACAACACAGTTGGCTTCCTCTACGATAGCGTGGATGACCTACACGCTATCTTCGCCGGTGAGCGTGCGGGCTACGTCTATCCTCGCTACGGAAATCCCACCGTCGCTGCTCTCGAGCAGGCCGTGGCTGTTTTGGAGGGCGCAGACGAAGCCGTAGCATATGCCTCAGGGATGGCGGCCGTCCTGGGCGCGCTTCTAGGTGCGGGAGCCCAACAGGGCTCCACGGTCGTCGCAGCGCAGGACGTATACGGAGCCACCTACGTGCTCCTTTCAACCCTCATGACTAGGCTGGGTGTCCGGGTCCAGTTCGTGGATGCTGCGGACACGGACACGGCGATTGACCTCATCGCCTCGGAGAAACCGTTCGCCGTGCTTGTGGAGACGATTTCCAATCCCTTGCTCAAAGTTGCCGATGTGCCACGCCTGGCCAGCGCGGCTCATGCCGCCGGTGCGGCTCTCATAGTGGACAATACCTTCGCTACTCCCTGCATATTCCGCCCTCTGGAGTACGGCGCGGACTACGTGGTGCACAGTGCCACCAAATACCTGGGTGGCCACGGCGACGTGATGGCGGGCCTCGTGGCTTGCAATGCCGAACGTGCTAAGATTTTGCGGGAGCAAATCAAATTGACCGGGGCGAATCTGGGCCCCAACGAGGCCTGGCTGACCCTGCGCGGGCTGAAAACCATGCCCCTGCGTGTCCGCCAACATAGTATCAACGCGATGCTCATTGCCTCTTGGCTGGAGAAGCAGCCGAAGGTCGAGCGTGTGTATTATCCCGGCCTGCGGACCCATCCCCAGTGGCCACTGGTGCGAGCAATGTTCCCCGGGAACTGCTACGGTGGCATGGTCTCGTTCGAAATCAGAGGCGCAGGGCGGGCAGAAATATCGCGCTTCATGGACGCGCTGAAGTTAATCTTACCGGCCACAACACTGGGTGACGTTTATACGTTGGTACTTTATCCTGCGGCGACGTCGCACCGAGTGCTCTCGACCGAAGCAAGAGCGAAATTGGGCATTACCGAAGGGTTAGTGCGCTTATCGGTGGGCATCGAGGATGTTTCGGATATCATCGCCGACTTAGCCCAGGCGTTCGAGAGCATCGGATGAGGCGGGCAAGGAGATGACTATGCGCGCGCTCTGGGATTTGCTAATAGCGTTTGGCAGAGTGGGTCTGTTCGGTTACGGTGGGGGGCCGAGCATGATACCGCTTTTGCAAGAGGAGGTGGTGGACCACTATCGTTGGTTGACCTTGGAGCAATTTGTAGATGCGCTGGCTATGGGCAACGCGTTGCCAGGACCCATCGTGGTGAAGATGGGCTATTATGTGGGACTGAAGGTGGCGGGATGGCCTGGGGCGATAGTGGCTACCTTGGGCATATCGCTGCCTGGCTTTCTCTTGATGGCCATCATGACAGCCTTCTTTATGCAGTACAAGGACTCACCCAAAGTCGCAGCCATGTTGAAAGCAGTGCGCCCTGTGGTGGTAGCACTCCTGGCGCTGGTGGTGTGGGAAGTGTTCCCAGTCTCCGTGAAATCCTGGGACACGGCGCTCATCTTGGGGGCGTCTTTCCTCCTCGTGGCTTTCACGAATATTCACCCGGCCCTGGTCATTACCGCAGCGGCTCTTCTGGGGCTGTTGGTGTATTGAGAAAGCGCCGCGGAGCAGGAAGGGGCGTTCGACCGAACGCCCCTATTTTGTTTTCGTGCGTGGGGCTACTGGGATGCGCGCCAGGCGGGCGTAAGGTGGCAATGGGTCGCCGATGAGCGGTCGTGCCCATTCTACGAAGGCTGACGTAACGTCGTGTCCACTGGGGGCGATGTATTCGTCGGGTAGCCGGCGCTCTTTGTTGGCGATCTCGGCCAGAGGGGCCAGGCCTGTGTCGCAATAGTAGACCGGGCCCGGCTGGCGCACCAGAGTGACCATGACGTCACTCTGGCCACTCACAACTGCCTGCACGGCGGCACGACCCACACGATAGGCCTCGTCCAGGTCCACGGATGAGGCGGCGATCATCATGCTGCGCTGGAGATAGTTGGGCTTGTCTATCCGCACTTTCAGCCCCAATTCCTCGCGGATAAGCATCTCTGCACCGTCGGAGCAACCGCCTTTCATCCTATGTCCGAAGGCATCCACCTCGCTCCTCACCAGGGCTTCCCCCAGTGGCAGACCGTTCTCGTCCTCCACGCCCTCGCTCATGGCGATGACCACGTAGCCGCGCCGATCTACCTCGCGCTTCACATCGGCAATGAGTTTCTCTTTGGGCAGTCGCCGTTCCGGGAGATAGATCAGATGTGGCGAGTCGCCCTCCTCGTCCCGCGCCAGGGCGGATGCTGCCGTGAGCCAGCCAGCATTGCGGCCCATGATCTCGACGATCTTCACCGGGCTGCTCCG from the Chloroflexota bacterium genome contains:
- the prfB gene encoding peptide chain release factor 2 (programmed frameshift), with protein sequence MDDLREKLNDLQQRIQQIMVRLDIAGRQEQIAALEQRSAQPDFWDDPQSAQATMQELTRLREDVELWNGLSEQVKELSGLLELAAAEDDQSIAEEIESATAQIEEKLETLEFQLRMSGEHDAKDAILAIHAGAGGTESQDWAAMLLRMYLRWAEDHGYKATIIDSTPGEEAGIKSVTVTIEGRYAYGYLRAERGVHRLVRLSPFDSAHRRHTSFALVEVIPDIGEDVEVEIKPDDVKMEVFRASSAGGQHMQKNATAVRLIHIPTGIVATCQNERSQMQNRETAMKVLRARLYEIERQKKEEEKARLKGEHISAGWGNQIRSYVLHPYQMVKDLRTGHETGNANAVLDGELDSFIEAYLRDSMGEERD
- a CDS encoding PLP-dependent transferase is translated as MGVRDLDIFTQAVHAGERASPSDFMPVSTPVYNTVGFLYDSVDDLHAIFAGERAGYVYPRYGNPTVAALEQAVAVLEGADEAVAYASGMAAVLGALLGAGAQQGSTVVAAQDVYGATYVLLSTLMTRLGVRVQFVDAADTDTAIDLIASEKPFAVLVETISNPLLKVADVPRLASAAHAAGAALIVDNTFATPCIFRPLEYGADYVVHSATKYLGGHGDVMAGLVACNAERAKILREQIKLTGANLGPNEAWLTLRGLKTMPLRVRQHSINAMLIASWLEKQPKVERVYYPGLRTHPQWPLVRAMFPGNCYGGMVSFEIRGAGRAEISRFMDALKLILPATTLGDVYTLVLYPAATSHRVLSTEARAKLGITEGLVRLSVGIEDVSDIIADLAQAFESIG
- the ftsY gene encoding signal recognition particle-docking protein FtsY — its product is MFTPGKGIQQGLARTRQSFFGRVAGLFGASDITPQLYSELEELLIQADVGVETTVALVEGLQEEVNRRHLRRAADAGTLLRQQMIALLNTRSHVYLAEKPPLAVILVVGVNGSGKTTSIAKLAHYHQARGESVILAAADTFRAAAIDQLRVWGDRLGADVIAHQPGADPGAVVYDAVRAALARKADVLIVDTAGRLHTKYNLMQELKKVHSIATRELPGAPHETLLVLDATTGQNGLAQATHFSQAVNVTGIFLAKLDGTAKGGIAFAIARQLGLPILFVGTGEGLDDVAPFDPTEFVNGLFEKS
- a CDS encoding sodium-translocating pyrophosphatase, producing the protein MHLLAYPLLTGALALVVVVYFAIRIQRGRIVSAKMAEIAGYISIGAQTYLRRQFITILTIMPIIGAGIYLMFGWKVTLTFVLGALVSLLTGYLGMTAATRANVHMADGARQSPTMAFRIAVLGGAIMGLCVTGFSLISLSILYLIFREPEPLVGFGFGASLAALFAQVGGGIYTKSADIGADLVGKVEKRIPEDDPRNPAVVADLVGDNVGDCAGRGADLFESFSDDIVTGMVIGVTMIPRYGIGALFYPLALQSTGVLASLAGIAMTRAWRREMEPTTSFNIGLLTNTVLSLMGAFFLIKFLLNDMAIFFAAVCGIAITLVASFATRYYAGMTGAPVKRMAEACKRSTALNILTGLAYGLQSPLLSIIAIMLGISLSYVLSGGSLLAIVTVNIGTDLLIGFIMMSDAFGPITDNASGIAEMSKAEARTVNSLSRLDAVGNTMKAITKAYAMSSGTITAFTIFITFFQKTQVNAMNVSHPFNLAFVFIGVAVPYLISSLVIGSTTKTAFQMVDEVRRQFHEIKGLLEGKAAPDYARCVDIATRNALREMILPGFVGVATPFAVGLLFGAEALGALLIGVIASAALLGPFFNNLGTALDNAKKAIEVRGIHNYEAAEHEAAVVGDTVGDPMKDVAGPSLLILIKLVGMIALLMVSLVRR
- a CDS encoding chromate transporter, whose product is MRALWDLLIAFGRVGLFGYGGGPSMIPLLQEEVVDHYRWLTLEQFVDALAMGNALPGPIVVKMGYYVGLKVAGWPGAIVATLGISLPGFLLMAIMTAFFMQYKDSPKVAAMLKAVRPVVVALLALVVWEVFPVSVKSWDTALILGASFLLVAFTNIHPALVITAAALLGLLVY
- a CDS encoding 6-phosphofructokinase; its protein translation is MAKGVLVVGQSGGPTVAINSTLVGIIHEALEHPQISAVYGAVNGIEGVLSEDFIDLGRESPQTLEGLRHTPAAALGTVRHKVKEEEYDRILEVFRAHNVRYFLYVGGNDSMDTAHQLHLLADGVGYELHVVGVPKTVDNDLVGTDHCPGYGSAARFVAIALRDTGRDTEAMGRSSPVKIVEIMGRNAGWLTAASALARDEEGDSPHLIYLPERRLPKEKLIADVKREVDRRGYVVIAMSEGVEDENGLPLGEALVRSEVDAFGHRMKGGCSDGAEMLIREELGLKVRIDKPNYLQRSMMIAASSVDLDEAYRVGRAAVQAVVSGQSDVMVTLVRQPGPVYYCDTGLAPLAEIANKERRLPDEYIAPSGHDVTSAFVEWARPLIGDPLPPYARLARIPVAPRTKTK